A single Cannabis sativa cultivar Pink pepper isolate KNU-18-1 chromosome 7, ASM2916894v1, whole genome shotgun sequence DNA region contains:
- the LOC115697407 gene encoding pentatricopeptide repeat-containing protein At4g21065 — translation MHSKQFLFSGPSLIILPIANPFIRLRRRFTSLHNPITTTTTTLLRHSSHPPTFDGSSPHNPANLNPYIPITQCISLLQLCASSNLKLMQIHAFSVRHGVLFSDPDLGKHLVFAIVSVSAPMSYAHNVFSRIDSPNIFTWNTMIRGYGESENPRPAIELYRHMRVFSCVKPDTHSYPFLLKAAAKLAVVWEGEMIHSLVLRNGFESLIFVQNGLLHMYGCYGCVESVHKVFVLMSQRDLVAWNTVINGFALNGRLNEALVLFRDMGFEGVEPDGFTMVSLLSVCGELGALALGRRAHVYMLKVGLLSSNLHSNNAILDFYAKCGSIRDAQKMFTEMKERSVVSWTSLIVGLAINGFGKDALELFRKLEREGLVPTEITFVGVLYACSHCGMVKEGFTYFRKMQEKYGIVPRIEHYGCMIDLLGRAGLVKEAYEYILNMPLKPNAVIWRTLLGACTIQGNLALGELARSHLQKLEPGHSGDYVLLSNLYASENRWSDVQEVRKAMLSQGVMKTPGYSLVELRNRVYEFVMGDRSHPFSEETYAKLAEITSLLRLEGYVPHTANVLADIEEEEKENALSYHSEKIAVAFMLVNTGPGIPIRILKNLRICVDCHVAFKLISKIYDREIVVRDCTRFHHFGNGSCSCSDYW, via the coding sequence ATGCACTCCAAGCAATTCCTTTTCTCCGGACCATCTCTTATCATCTTACCAATAGCCAATCCATTTATACGACTACGACGTCGTTTTACTTCACTTCACAACCCCATAACGACCACGACCACTACCCTTCTCCGCCACTCTTCCCATCCACCCACATTCGATGGTTCATCACCTCATAATCCGGCGAACCTGAATCCATACATTCCGATCACACAATGCATATCACTGTTACAGCTCTGTGCTTCTTCCAACCTCAAATTGATGCAAATCCACGCCTTTTCAGTCAGACATGGTGTTCTGTTTTCCGACCCGGATTTGGGGAAACACCTGGTATTCGCCATTGTATCTGTCTCGGCTCCAATGTCGTATGCTCATAACGTTTTTTCGCGAATTGATAGCCCTAACATATTTACGTGGAACACCATGATTAGAGGGTATGGTGAGAGTGAGAATCCTAGGCCAGCTATTGAGCTTTATCGTCATATGCGTGTTTTTTCTTGTGTTAAACCTGATACTCACAGTTACCCCTTTCTTCTGAAGGCTGCAGCGAAGTTAGCGGTTGTTTGGGAAGGTGAAATGATTCATTCTTTAGTTTTGAGAAATGGGTTTGAGTCTTTGATCTTTGTTCAGAACGGTTTGCTTCATATGTATGGTTGTTATGGGTGTGTTGAGAGTGTACACAAAGTGTTTGTATTAATGTCTCAAAGAGATCTTGTTGCGTGGAATACTGTAATTAATGGGTTTGCTTTGAATGGAAGACTTAATGAGGCTCTTGTTCTTTTCAGGGACATGGGTTTTGAGGGTGTTGAGCCTGATGGTTTTACAATGGTCAGTTTGTTATCTGTTTGTGGTGAGCTTGGGGCTTTGGCTTTGGGTAGGAGGGCTCATGTGTATATGTTGAAAGTTGGCTTATTGAGTTCGAACTTGCACTCTAATAATGCAATTCTGGATTTTTATGCTAAGTGTGGGAGCATTAGAGATGCCCAAAAAATGTTTACTGAAATGAAGGAAAGAAGTGTGGTTTCTTGGACTTCTTTAATTGTAGGTTTAGCTATTAATGGGTTTGGCAAAGATGCTCTTGAGCtttttagaaaattagaaaGGGAGGGATTGGTCCCTACTGAGATAACTTTTGTGGGAGTATTGTATGCCTGTAGCCACTGCGGAATGGTTAAAGAAGGGTTCACTTACTTTAGAAAGATGCAAGAGAAGTATGGGATTGTGCCCAGAATAGAACATTATGGTTGCATGATTGATTTGTTGGGCAGAGCAGGTCTTGTTAAGGAAGCATATGAGTACATACTAAACATGCCATTAAAGCCCAATGCTGTCATTTGGAGGACCTTACTAGGAGCATGTACAATACAAGGAAATTTGGCTCTTGGAGAGTTAGCAAGAAGTCATCTCCAAAAACTAGAGCCTGGACATAGTGGGGATTATGTTCTTCTCTCTAATCTTTATGCTTCCGAGAATCGTTGGTCAGATGTCCAGGAGGTGAGAAAGGCAATGCTTAGCCAGGGTGTGATGAAGACACCAGGTTACAGCCTTGTTGAGTTGAGAAATCGTGTTTATGAGTTTGTTATGGGTGATAGATCTCATCCGTTTAGTGAGGAGACATATGCTAAGTTAGCAGAGATTACAAGTTTGTTGAGGTTGGAAGGTTATGTGCCTCATACAGCAAATGTGCTTGCAGACATAGAAGAGGAGGAAAAAGAGAATGCTTTGTCCTATCACAGTGAGAAAATTGCAGTTGCTTTTATGCTTGTTAATACTGGTCCAGGGATTCCAATTCGGATTTTGAAGAATTTGAGAATCTGTGTTGATTGTCATGTTGCTTTTAAGCTCATATCCAAGATTTATGATAGGGAGATTGTTGTGAGGGATTGTACTCGTTTTCATCATTTTGGAAATGGGTCTTGTTCTTGTAGTGATTATTGGTAG
- the LOC115697406 gene encoding pentatricopeptide repeat-containing protein At1g51965, mitochondrial, which translates to MNMKHRHCSYFPKLIFSTRRHYATKYTAKVTSTSPTGRSLSAEVKPPSPLPLDVRGYPLPRHELICTATRILLRRQSSSDPFSDLSDYLASLSVTLTSSEASEILKSLNTPLLALRFFQFCSSLSPDFRHDSFTYTRLLLILSKSAAADRLDQVRSVLVDMERSGVRGTISTVNILIGLFGHSQDLEMCLGLVKKWELRMNPYTYKCLLQAYLRSHDSTKAFETYREMRRRGYKLDIFAYNMLIHALAKNDKIDHAYTIFEDMRKKHCEPDDFTYTIMIRMNGKSGKVDLSLALFQEMITKGFTPNLITYNTMIEALASNKMVEKAIFVFSKMVERDCRPNEFTYSVILNALVVEGKLGRLDEIVELSMKYMTKPIYAFLVKTLSKLGHASEAHRLFCNMWSFHDKGDREACFSMLESLCTRGKTTEAVDLLSKIHEKGITTDTIMYNTVFSALGKSKQISHLQELYVKMKQDGPSPDIFTYNILIASFGRAGKVEEAVELFEELENSDYKPDIITYNSLINYLGKNGHLDEAHMRFKEMQEKGLSPDVVTYSTLIECFGKTDRVEMACRLFDEMLAEGCYPNIVTYNILLDCLERCGRTAEAVDLYAKLKQQGLTPDSITYAVLDRLQGGSHRRIRARRQSPITGWIVSPLR; encoded by the exons ATGAACATGAAGCACCGCCATTGCAGCTACTTCCCGAAACTAATCTTCTCCACGCGCCGCCATTACGCCACCAAATACACAGCCAAAGTAACCTCAACTTCCCCCACCGGCCGATCACTCTCCGCCGAGGTTAAACCGCCCTCTCCTCTTCCTCTCGACGTCCGAGGGTATCCACTGCCCCGCCACGAACTCATCTGCACGGCCACAAGAATCCTCCTCCGCCGCCAATCCTCTTCTGACCCTTTCTCCGACCTATCGGATTACCTCGCCTCCCTCTCCGTTACCCTAACTTCATCAGAAGCCTCCGAAATCCTGAAATCCCTAAACACTCCTCTCCTGGCCCTTCGATTCTTCCAGTTTTGCTCCTCGCTTTCTCCCGATTTTCGCCATGACTCGTTTACTTACACCCGACTCCTCCTCATTCTCTCCAAGTCCGCCGCCGCCGACCGCCTTGACCAAGTTCGTTCCGTACTCGTTGATATGGAGCGTTCCGGTGTGCGTGGAACAATCTCCACCGTTAATATTCTCATTGGCCTTTTCGGCCATAGCCAGGATTTGGAAATGTGTTTAGGTCTGGTGAAGAAATGGGAGCTGAGAATGAACCCTTACACTTACAAATGCTTGCTTCAAGCCTATTTGCGGTCTCATGATTCAACCAAAGCTTTCGAAACCTATCGGGAAATGCGACGCCGTGGCTATAAACTGGATATTTTTGCTTACAATATGCTAATACATGCCTTGGCTAAGAATGACAAG ATTGATCACGCTTATACGATATTTGAAGACATGAGAAAGAAGCATTGTGAGCCTGATGACTTTACATACACAATTATGATCAGAATGAATGGAAAATCGGGTAAAGTTGATTTATCACTGGCACTTTTTCAGGAAATGATAACAAAGGGATTTACTCCTAATTTAATCACTTAcaatactatgattgaggcccTTGCTAGTAAcaagatggttgaaaaggccaTCTTTGTCTTTTCAAAAATGGTGGAAAGGGATTGTAGGCCTAATGAATTTACTTACAGTGTGATTTTGAATGCTCTTGTTGTTGAAGGTAAGCTTGGTAGATTAGATGAGATAGTGGAATTATCAATGAAGTACATGACTAAGCCTATATATGCATTTCTTGTAAAGACATTGAGTAAACTAGGCCATGCTAGCGAAGCTCACCGTTTGTTTTGTAACATGTGGAGTTTTCATGATAAGGGTGACAGAGAAGCTTGTTTTTCGATGTTGGAGAGTTTATGTACCAGAGGTAAAACGACAGAAGCTGTGGACCTTCTGAGTAAAATTCATGAAAAGGGAATAACCACCGATACTATCATGTATAATACTGTATTCTCAGCTCTTGGAAAGTCGAAGCAAATATCCCATCTTCAAGAACTTTATGTGAAGATGAAACAGGATGGACCTTCCCCAGACATATttacttataatattttaattgccAGCTTTGGTAGAGCTGGGAAAGTTGAAGAGGCTGTTGAATTATTTGAAGAACTTGAAAACAGTGATTACAAACCTGATATTATAACTTACAATTCCTTGATCAATTACCTAGGGAAAAATGGTCACCTAGATGAAGCACACATGAGATTCAAGGAGATGCAAGAGAAAGGATTGAGTCCTGATGTTGTTACTTATAGCACTCTCATTGAGTGTTTTGGCAAGACAGATAGAGTTGAAATGGCTTGTCGGTTGTTTGATGAGATGCTTGCTGAGGGATGCTACCCTAACATTGTTACATACAATATCTTGCTTGACTGTCTTGAGAGATGTGGGAGAACTGCTGAGGCAGTTGACTTGTATGCAAAGCTTAAGCAGCAAGGCTTAACCCCAGATTCAATAACATATGCAGTTCTTGACCGTTTGCAAGGTGGTTCTCATAGGAGGATTAGAGCTCGAAGGCAGAGTCCGATAACAGGTTGGATTGTCAGTCCCCTTAGATGA